One genomic window of Ottowia oryzae includes the following:
- the alr gene encoding alanine racemase, with protein MPRPILATVHTDALRHNLQRLREAAPGARLWAVVKADAYGHGIERAFEGLRGADGFALLDLAEAERVRALGWRGPILLLEGVFEPRDLELCSRLNLWHAVHCDEQIDWLAMHKTHQPHRVFLKMNSGMNRLGFSPERYRAAYARLAALPQVEEISLITHFADADGDRGVAEQWAVFDRTTQGLPGERSVCNSAAVLRYGQDGALRGDWVRPGIATYGSSPDYPAHTAEQWGLRPTMTLSARLLAVNTVAAGGRIGYGGAFTAEQPTRVGVVACGYADGYPRVAPTGTPVLVNGVRTRTLGRVSMDMLAVDLDPVPDAVLGSEVTLWGVAANGAVLSIDEVAHAAGTVGYELMTALARRVPVVVQG; from the coding sequence ATGCCTCGTCCCATCCTTGCCACCGTTCATACCGACGCGCTGCGCCACAACCTGCAGCGCCTGCGCGAAGCCGCGCCGGGCGCGCGCCTGTGGGCCGTGGTCAAGGCCGACGCCTACGGCCACGGCATCGAACGCGCCTTCGAAGGCCTGCGCGGCGCCGACGGCTTTGCCCTGCTGGACCTGGCCGAGGCCGAGCGCGTGCGCGCACTGGGCTGGCGCGGGCCGATCCTGCTGCTCGAAGGCGTGTTCGAGCCGCGCGACCTGGAGCTGTGCTCGCGCCTGAACCTGTGGCACGCCGTGCACTGCGACGAGCAGATCGACTGGCTGGCCATGCACAAGACGCACCAGCCGCACCGCGTCTTCCTGAAGATGAACTCCGGCATGAACCGCCTGGGCTTCTCGCCCGAGCGCTACCGCGCCGCCTACGCCCGCCTGGCCGCGCTGCCGCAGGTGGAAGAAATCTCGCTGATCACCCACTTTGCCGATGCCGACGGCGACCGCGGCGTGGCCGAGCAGTGGGCCGTGTTCGATCGCACCACCCAAGGCCTGCCGGGCGAGCGCAGCGTGTGCAACAGCGCCGCCGTGCTGCGCTACGGGCAGGACGGCGCCCTGCGCGGCGACTGGGTGCGCCCCGGCATCGCCACCTACGGCTCGTCGCCCGACTACCCGGCCCACACCGCCGAGCAGTGGGGCCTGCGGCCCACCATGACGCTGAGCGCGCGGCTGCTGGCCGTCAACACCGTGGCGGCGGGTGGGCGCATCGGCTACGGCGGCGCCTTCACCGCTGAACAGCCCACCCGCGTGGGCGTGGTGGCCTGCGGCTACGCCGACGGCTACCCGCGCGTTGCGCCCACTGGCACGCCCGTGCTGGTGAACGGCGTGCGCACCCGCACGCTGGGCCGCGTCAGCATGGACATGCTGGCTGTCGATCTGGACCCGGTGCCCGACGCCGTGTTGGGCAGCGAAGTCACCCTGTGGGGCGTGGCCGCCAACGGCGCAGTCCTGTCGATCGACGAAGTGGCGCACGCGGCGGGCACCGTGGGCTACGAGCTGATGACCGCGCTGGCACGCCGAGTGCCGGTGGTGGTGCAGGGCTGA
- a CDS encoding TSUP family transporter — translation MDLILASMASLLAGTIDSIVGGGGLILVPALFAIYPSAPPATLFGTNKSASVWGTSIAAWQFSRRVQMRWAVILPAALAALVGSFIGAWVVTVINPDFLRRLLPFVLLAVLLYTLAKKDMGRTHAPRHAQGRETLLACLIGGTIGWYDGFFGPGTGSFFIFLMVRVLGYDFLNASAAAKLLNVATNVAAIALFAMKGHVWWHIGLTMAVANVMGSLIGTRLALKHGAGFVRGVFIVVVSALILKTGYDAFLK, via the coding sequence ATGGACTTGATCCTTGCCTCGATGGCGTCGCTGCTGGCCGGCACCATCGATTCCATCGTGGGCGGCGGCGGCCTGATTTTGGTGCCCGCCCTTTTCGCCATCTACCCCAGCGCACCCCCGGCCACGCTGTTCGGCACCAACAAGAGCGCTTCGGTTTGGGGCACCAGCATCGCCGCCTGGCAGTTCAGCCGCCGCGTGCAGATGCGCTGGGCGGTGATCCTGCCTGCGGCGCTGGCGGCGCTGGTGGGTTCGTTCATCGGGGCGTGGGTGGTCACGGTGATCAACCCGGACTTTCTGCGCCGCCTGCTGCCGTTCGTGCTGCTAGCCGTGCTGCTGTACACGCTGGCCAAGAAGGACATGGGCCGCACGCATGCGCCGCGCCACGCGCAGGGTCGCGAAACGCTGCTGGCCTGCCTGATCGGCGGCACCATCGGCTGGTACGACGGCTTTTTTGGCCCCGGCACGGGCAGCTTCTTCATCTTCCTGATGGTGCGTGTGCTGGGCTACGACTTCCTGAACGCCTCGGCCGCGGCCAAGCTGCTGAACGTGGCCACCAACGTGGCGGCGATCGCGCTGTTTGCCATGAAGGGCCACGTGTGGTGGCACATCGGCCTGACGATGGCGGTGGCCAACGTGATGGGCAGCCTGATCGGCACGCGCCTGGCGCTCAAGCACGGCGCGGGCTTTGTGCGGGGCGTGTTCATCGTGGTGGTGAGTGCGCTGATCCTGAAGACCGGGTACGACGCTTTCTTGAAGTAA